The window CGCATGGTGAAGATGAAGGGCGGTGGCATATCGCCCCGGGTAGCCCACCGGCGGAGAAATTTCCACTCGAACGCCCAGCGCGAACGTCGGCGCGGCGCGCCCGCGCCACACGAGCCAGGCGCAAGCGAGGGCGGCGCGGCGGCTCGTGTGATAGCCTAAGCGTCCGCCCATGCGGGTCGCAGCTCTCCGCAGCGCACCGCCGGCCATCGAGGATTTCGTGGTGGAGGAGCGTCCGGAGCCGGGCTACGTCCGGCTGCTCCGCAGCGGCGAGCTCGCGCGCCGCGCGCGCGCCGCGCTGGCCGAGCTCCCGGTCTGCGCCATCTGCCCTCGGGACTGCGGCGTCGATCGGCTGCACGCCGTGCCTGCCGACGACCCCGTCGAGCCCGCGCGCGCCGAGGCCGCGCGCCGCACCGTCCCCGCGCACATCCCGAAGGGCACGTCCTGCTTCACCGGCCGCTACGCCCGGGTGGCCTCGGCCTTCCCGCACTTCGGCGAGGAGGACTGTCTCCGCGGCTGGAACGGCTCGGGCACGATCTTCTTCTCGTTCTGCAACCTGCGCTGCGTGTTCTGCCAGAACTGGGAGCTGAGCCAGGTGGGTAAGGGCCGGGAGATGCGTCCCGAGGAGCTGGCGGAGTCGATGCTCGAGCTCCAGTCACGGGGCTGCCACAACATCAACTTCGTGACCCCGGAGCACGTCGTTCCCCAGCTCCTCGAGGCGCTCCTCCTCGCCGCCGACGCGGGCCTCACCCTGCCGCTCGTCTACAACACCAGCGCCTACGACTCGCTGCGCAGCCTCGAGCTGCTCGACGGGGTCGTCGACGTCTACATGCCCGACTTCAAGTACTGGGACGGCGCGCGGGCCAGGCGCTACCTCAAGGCGGAGGACTACCCGGACGTCGCCCGGCGGGTGATCCGCGAGATGCACCGCCAGGTGGGCCCGCTCCGGTTCGACCGGGACGGGCTCGCCGTCCGCGGGCTCCTGGTGCGGCACCTCGTGATGCCCGGTGCGCTCGACGACGCCCGGGAGATCTTCCGCTTCCTCGCCACCGAGGTGTCGGCCGACACCTACGTCGACGTGATGGACCAGTACCACCCCGCGGGCGCTGTCGACGGCGACAAGTATCCAGAGCTCTGTCGCCGTCCGGACGCGAGCGAGCGCCTCGGTGCCCGGCAGGTGGCGGAGCGGGAAGGCCTGTGGCGGGTGGACACGCGCTGGCGGCGCCGCGGCTGGGATCGAGCATCGGGTGCGGGCCAGTAGCTCAGATCTGCGCCGCCCTCTGGAACGCCGGCCGCGACTCGAGCCGCGCCAGGTAGCGCTTCAGGTTCGGGTACTCGTCGGTCAGCACACCGAACGACCGCGCCGAGAGGAGCCCGTACGCCATCATGATGTCGGCCGCGGAGAACTCGGCCCCCAAAAGATAGTCCTTTCCCCCGAGGGCGCGTTCGACGACGCCGAGCGCCGCCGCCGCCC is drawn from Deltaproteobacteria bacterium and contains these coding sequences:
- a CDS encoding radical SAM protein, with the protein product MRVAALRSAPPAIEDFVVEERPEPGYVRLLRSGELARRARAALAELPVCAICPRDCGVDRLHAVPADDPVEPARAEAARRTVPAHIPKGTSCFTGRYARVASAFPHFGEEDCLRGWNGSGTIFFSFCNLRCVFCQNWELSQVGKGREMRPEELAESMLELQSRGCHNINFVTPEHVVPQLLEALLLAADAGLTLPLVYNTSAYDSLRSLELLDGVVDVYMPDFKYWDGARARRYLKAEDYPDVARRVIREMHRQVGPLRFDRDGLAVRGLLVRHLVMPGALDDAREIFRFLATEVSADTYVDVMDQYHPAGAVDGDKYPELCRRPDASERLGARQVAEREGLWRVDTRWRRRGWDRASGAGQ